In the genome of Pieris rapae chromosome 6, ilPieRapa1.1, whole genome shotgun sequence, one region contains:
- the LOC110991336 gene encoding YLP motif-containing protein 1 isoform X1 has translation MAWQIPGPWNPGLSLAPDPSTMNMTGMSSLTAEQWSLMQQQNWQQWAQWQQQYAQWQTQYGDKYANQMQGMPQLGMVPPQPTTIPPPAPPPPEKPPPPPHENDQPLYCEPHIPKVLPSNHTQMYNQSFNNHNAGNINLCNKQNQAYNTENKCDAPPQPTNSVNSEALMKLAEEERLFDVQFKKWEEEIEKWKKENVNHPDKRAYGEYEQKFEACRAQLLERRQQMNQKRASLMNSVSQTSSTGNTQISSLNQNTCSNQTQPCQITKPPQSYPNQTSDYNNYKDDSRSNNKSIDSQDRYDSYQGHNSFSSLRKNESNLNMSNKRCKQDEIPKPSFLTTEASKGIPGLDLVRHPEKAPQHDIIDITQEKTDIHTTTEVRPDYSTISQGINNILGDEKIMNILSMVQIQASNINSSVNIKTQHSDGEWNRGFNKNQDNFDNRSQGGNFDNQSPGGNYDNRPHNIQVQQQPQNNYGIRPPPSNNFGTRLPLPNTFVNRTPAPYNYENRPLVPNVPINQQNRPYPPNNFENRSADYGIGQTNFDNRSNMRNGPENNSQMPKNNYKQLYSRQPHDGYDQSFNENIDSYDQYGHPERRNTGNKSAPPPQPLLEINTGINKVTSFDQRPDIPAPVPTKVSWSEDPLFSPSIIVEYEHKSLRLKARKFIEPVHTFDYNHKSKDEDKKRDFEKEVDELFTRKPRTEKESSRRFRDTYLRDYEGRPEMPKEEFRPRPQRDELSFREERPRLEDRLDERRHDDRDRFRREEYRDRERDRDRDVGRDRENARERDIRSRDVAKDRDYGRDLGRDRNLGREREYGRERDLGRDRVVDHVKERDIDYGRDRDLQRDRDVKDRIRGLDRDRNHSRSRDSEQRKRAISVDSEIGTDSKKYKIENPRPTVMIDDILEEPGRSMRPEKIVIILRGPPGSGKSYLAKLIRDKEAEHGGTVRIMSIDDYFMQEGETEEKDPITGKIVKKPLLKYEYDGQLEETYITSLKRAFKRSITDGYFSFLIFDAVNDQLRSYADVWNFSRQNGFQVYICTMELDPQICHKRNIHNRSLEDIQVICSRFFDTPAHHILLDPTTLLQSAAITDVTMEDAVSMEDVQETEMSRQVEGSFTSKWERMDDVNQLARLDGTSKPLRPKLSMEDYLQLDEWTPNKAKPGKKTVRWADIEERREQEKMRAIGFVVGQTDWNRMTDPTMGSSALTKTKYIERVRRN, from the exons atggCTTGGCAAATACCAGGTCCATGGAACCCAGGGTTATCTTTAGCTCCTGATCCTTCTACTATGAATATGACCGGTATGAGTTCACTTACCGCCGAACAATGGAGCTTGATGCAACAGCAAAACTGGCAGCAATGGGCTCAATGGCAGCAACAGTATGCTCAATGGCAAACTCAATATGGTGATAAA tATGCCAATCAAATGCAAGGAATGCCACAGTTAGGAATGGTTCCACCGCAACCAACAACAATTCCACCCCCAGCACCGCCTCCACCAGAAAAGCCTCCTCCTCCACCACATGAAAATGACCAGCCTTTGTATTGTGAGCCCCATATTCCAAAAGTGTTGCCATCCAACCATACTCAAATGTATaatcaaagttttaataatcataatgcaggcaatataaatttatgtaacaaacaaaatcaggCTTACAATACAGAGAATAAATGTGATGCACCACCTCAACCCACAAATTCAGTGAACAGTGAAGCATTAATGAAGCTAGCTGAAGAAGAGAGGTTGTTTGATGTCCAATTTAAGAAATGggaagaagaaatagaaaaatggaaaaaagaaaatgttaatcACCCTGACAAAAGAGCTTATGGTGAGTATGAGCAGAAGTTTGAGGCTTGCCGTGCTCAACTATTAGAGAGAAGACAACAGATGAATCAAAAACGGGCAAGCCTTATGAATAGTGTGTCTCAAACATCAAGCACAGGTAATACACAAATTTCttcattaaatcaaaatacatgTTCTAACCAGACTCAACCATGCCAGATTACTAAACCGCCTCAGAGCTATCCAAATCAAACTtctgattataataattataaagatgattctagaaGTAACAATAAAAGCATTGATTCTCAAGATAGATATGATTCATATCAGGGTCATAATAGTTTCTCATCATTGAGGAAAAATGAAAGTAACTTGAACATGTCAAATAAGCGTTGTAAACAAGATGAGATACCAAAACCAAGTTTTCTAACCACTGAAGCATCTAAAGGAATTCCTGGATTGGATTTGGTCCGGCATCCAGAAAAGGCACCTCAGCAtgatattattgatataactCAAGAGAAAACAGACATTCACACAACTACTGAGGTACGCCCTGATTATTCAACAATTTCTCAGGGTATCAATAATATTCTTGGAGATGAAAAAATCATGAATATACTTTCCATGGTGCAAATTCAAGCATCAAATATTAACAGCTCAGTAAACATAAAGACACAACATTCAGATGGAGAGTGGAATagaggttttaataaaaatcaggataattttgataatagATCACAAGGTGGTAATTTTGACAATCAATCACCAGGTGGTAACTATGATAACCGACCCCATAATATACAGGTTCAACAACAGCCTCAAAACAATTATGGCATTAGACCACCACCATCCAATAACTTTGGTACCAGATTACCACTACCTAATACTTTTGTAAACAGAACACCAGCCCCATACAACTATGAAAACAGACCACTAGTACCAAATGTACCAATAAATCAGCAAAATAGACCATATCCaccaaataattttgaaaatagaagTGCTGATTATGGTATAGGACAAACAAATTTTGATAATAGGTCTAACATGCGCAATGGACCTGAAAACAACAGTCAAATGCCAAAGAACAATTATAAACAGCTTTATTCTAGGCAGCCACATGATGGGTATGATCAAAGCttcaatgaaaatattgacaGTTATGATCAGTATGGGCATCCTGAGAGGAGAAATACAGGGAATAAATCAGCACCTCCTCCTCAACCTCTTTTAGAAATTAATACTGGCATAAACAAAGTCACTAGTTTTGACCAAAGACCAGATATACCAGCTCCAGTCCCGACAAAGGTTTCTTGGTCAGAAGACCCATTATTTTCACCGTCAATCATTGTTGAATATGAGCACAAGTCCTTAAGGTtaaaag CTCGTAAATTCATTGAACCAGTACATACATTTGACTATAACCACAAATCTAAAGATGAAGATAAAAAAAGAGATTTTGAAAAAGAAGTGGATGAACTATTTACAAGAAAACCGCGAACTGAAAAAGAAAGCAGTCGACGTTTTCGAGACACTTATTTACGAGATTATGAAGGAAGACCTGAAATGCCTAAGGAAGAATTTAGACCTAGACCGCAAAGAGATGAACTCTCTTTCCGTGAAGAAAGACCTAGATTAGAAGACAGATTGGATGAAAGGAGACATGATGATCGTGATAGGTTTAGGCGTGAGGAATACAGGGATAGAGAAAGAGACAGAGACAGGGATGTTGGGCGTGATAGAGAAAATGCTCGTGAAAGAGATATTAGAAGTCGGGATGTTGCAAAAGACCGTGATTACGGACGTGATTTAGGTAGAGATCGCAATTTAGGTCGGGAACGAGAATATGGAAGAGAAAGAGATTTAGGAAGAGATAGAGTAGTAGACCATGTAAAAGAAAGAGATATTGATTATGGACGAGATAGAGATCTGCAAAGAGATAGAGACGTTAAGGATAGAATAAGAGGTTTAGACAGAGATAGAAACCATAGTAGAAGTCGTGACAGTGAGCAAAGAAAACGGGCTATTAGTGTGGACAGTGAAATTGGTACTGAttctaagaaatataaaattgaaaaccCAAGGCCGACTGTTATGATTGATGACATCTTAGAGGAGCCAGGTCGAAGTATGAGGCcagaaaaaattgttattattttacgag GTCCTCCTGGCAGTGGAAAATCGTATTTGGCGAAGTTAATACGTGACAAGGAAGCTGAGCATGGTGGTACAGTTAGGATCATGTCCATTGATGACTATTTCATGCAAGAGGGGGAAACAGAGGAAAAGGATCCGATTACTGGGAAAATT gtgaaaaaacctttattaaaatatgaatatgatGGACAATTAGAGGAAACATACATAACATCCTTAAAGAGAGCATTCAAGAGGAGCATCACAGATGGCTACTTCTCATTTTTGATCTTCGACGCTGTCAACGACCAGTTAAGAAGTTATGCGGACGTGTGGAATTTTTCCAGACAAAATGGATTTCAA GTTTACATCTGCACGATGGAGTTAGATCCACAAATTTGCCACAAACGGAACATACACAATCGTAGTCTCGAAGATATTCAAGTTATCTGCTCGCGTTTCTTCGACACTCCCGCGCACCATATCCTCCTCGACCCGACTACGTTGCTTCAGAGTGCCGCTATTACGGACGTTACTATGGAGGATGCTGTTTCTATGGAGGACGTTCAAGAAACAGAG ATGTCCCGGCAGGTCGAAGGTAGTTTTACCTCAAAGTGGGAGAGAATGGACGATGTCAACCAACTAG CCCGGCTTGATGGAACGAGCAAACCACTCCGACCGAAGCTTTCCATGGAAGACTACCTTCAGTTAGACGAATGGACCCCTAATAAAGCAAAACCTGGAAAGAAAACT GTTCGCTGGGCAGATATAGAAGAAAGAAGAGAACAAGAAAAGATGCGCGCCATCGGATTTGTTGTCGGTCAAACTGATTGGAATCGAATGACTGACCCCACCATGGGGTCCAGTGCGCTCACTAAGACTAAATACATTGAACGCGTTAGACGCAACtag
- the LOC110991336 gene encoding YLP motif-containing protein 1 isoform X2, which produces MAWQIPGPWNPGLSLAPDPSTMNMTGMSSLTAEQWSLMQQQNWQQWAQWQQQYAQWQTQYGDKYANQMQGMPQLGMVPPQPTTIPPPAPPPPEKPPPPPHENDQPLYCEPHIPKVLPSNHTQMYNQSFNNHNAGNINLCNKQNQAYNTENKCDAPPQPTNSVNSEALMKLAEEERLFDVQFKKWEEEIEKWKKENVNHPDKRAYGEYEQKFEACRAQLLERRQQMNQKRASLMNSVSQTSSTGNTQISSLNQNTCSNQTQPCQITKPPQSYPNQTSDYNNYKDDSRSNNKSIDSQDRYDSYQGHNSFSSLRKNESNLNMSNKRCKQDEIPKPSFLTTEASKGIPGLDLVRHPEKAPQHDIIDITQEKTDIHTTTEVRPDYSTISQGINNILGDEKIMNILSMVQIQASNINSSVNIKTQHSDGEWNRGFNKNQDNFDNRSQGGNFDNQSPGGNYDNRPHNIQVQQQPQNNYGIRPPPSNNFGTRLPLPNTFVNRTPAPYNYENRPLVPNVPINQQNRPYPPNNFENRSADYGIGQTNFDNRSNMRNGPENNSQMPKNNYKQLYSRQPHDGYDQSFNENIDSYDQYGHPERRNTGNKSAPPPQPLLEINTGINKVTSFDQRPDIPAPVPTKVSWSEDPLFSPSIIVEYEHKSLRLKARKFIEPVHTFDYNHKSKDEDKKRDFEKEVDELFTRKPRTEKESSRRFRDTYLRDYEGRPEMPKEEFRPRPQRDELSFREERPRLEDRLDERRHDDRDRFRREEYRDRERDRDRDVGRDRENARERDIRSRDVAKDRDYGRDLGRDRNLGREREYGRERDLGRDRVVDHVKERDIDYGRDRDLQRDRDVKDRIRGLDRDRNHSRSRDSEQRKRAISVDSEIGTDSKKYKIENPRPTVMIDDILEEPGRSMRPEKIVIILRGPPGSGKSYLAKLIRDKEAEHGGTVRIMSIDDYFMQEGETEEKDPITGKIVKKPLLKYEYDGQLEETYITSLKRAFKRSITDGYFSFLIFDAVNDQLRSYADVWNFSRQNGFQVYICTMELDPQICHKRNIHNRSLEDIQVICSRFFDTPAHHILLDPTTLLQSAAITDVTMEDAVSMEDVQETEVEGSFTSKWERMDDVNQLARLDGTSKPLRPKLSMEDYLQLDEWTPNKAKPGKKTVRWADIEERREQEKMRAIGFVVGQTDWNRMTDPTMGSSALTKTKYIERVRRN; this is translated from the exons atggCTTGGCAAATACCAGGTCCATGGAACCCAGGGTTATCTTTAGCTCCTGATCCTTCTACTATGAATATGACCGGTATGAGTTCACTTACCGCCGAACAATGGAGCTTGATGCAACAGCAAAACTGGCAGCAATGGGCTCAATGGCAGCAACAGTATGCTCAATGGCAAACTCAATATGGTGATAAA tATGCCAATCAAATGCAAGGAATGCCACAGTTAGGAATGGTTCCACCGCAACCAACAACAATTCCACCCCCAGCACCGCCTCCACCAGAAAAGCCTCCTCCTCCACCACATGAAAATGACCAGCCTTTGTATTGTGAGCCCCATATTCCAAAAGTGTTGCCATCCAACCATACTCAAATGTATaatcaaagttttaataatcataatgcaggcaatataaatttatgtaacaaacaaaatcaggCTTACAATACAGAGAATAAATGTGATGCACCACCTCAACCCACAAATTCAGTGAACAGTGAAGCATTAATGAAGCTAGCTGAAGAAGAGAGGTTGTTTGATGTCCAATTTAAGAAATGggaagaagaaatagaaaaatggaaaaaagaaaatgttaatcACCCTGACAAAAGAGCTTATGGTGAGTATGAGCAGAAGTTTGAGGCTTGCCGTGCTCAACTATTAGAGAGAAGACAACAGATGAATCAAAAACGGGCAAGCCTTATGAATAGTGTGTCTCAAACATCAAGCACAGGTAATACACAAATTTCttcattaaatcaaaatacatgTTCTAACCAGACTCAACCATGCCAGATTACTAAACCGCCTCAGAGCTATCCAAATCAAACTtctgattataataattataaagatgattctagaaGTAACAATAAAAGCATTGATTCTCAAGATAGATATGATTCATATCAGGGTCATAATAGTTTCTCATCATTGAGGAAAAATGAAAGTAACTTGAACATGTCAAATAAGCGTTGTAAACAAGATGAGATACCAAAACCAAGTTTTCTAACCACTGAAGCATCTAAAGGAATTCCTGGATTGGATTTGGTCCGGCATCCAGAAAAGGCACCTCAGCAtgatattattgatataactCAAGAGAAAACAGACATTCACACAACTACTGAGGTACGCCCTGATTATTCAACAATTTCTCAGGGTATCAATAATATTCTTGGAGATGAAAAAATCATGAATATACTTTCCATGGTGCAAATTCAAGCATCAAATATTAACAGCTCAGTAAACATAAAGACACAACATTCAGATGGAGAGTGGAATagaggttttaataaaaatcaggataattttgataatagATCACAAGGTGGTAATTTTGACAATCAATCACCAGGTGGTAACTATGATAACCGACCCCATAATATACAGGTTCAACAACAGCCTCAAAACAATTATGGCATTAGACCACCACCATCCAATAACTTTGGTACCAGATTACCACTACCTAATACTTTTGTAAACAGAACACCAGCCCCATACAACTATGAAAACAGACCACTAGTACCAAATGTACCAATAAATCAGCAAAATAGACCATATCCaccaaataattttgaaaatagaagTGCTGATTATGGTATAGGACAAACAAATTTTGATAATAGGTCTAACATGCGCAATGGACCTGAAAACAACAGTCAAATGCCAAAGAACAATTATAAACAGCTTTATTCTAGGCAGCCACATGATGGGTATGATCAAAGCttcaatgaaaatattgacaGTTATGATCAGTATGGGCATCCTGAGAGGAGAAATACAGGGAATAAATCAGCACCTCCTCCTCAACCTCTTTTAGAAATTAATACTGGCATAAACAAAGTCACTAGTTTTGACCAAAGACCAGATATACCAGCTCCAGTCCCGACAAAGGTTTCTTGGTCAGAAGACCCATTATTTTCACCGTCAATCATTGTTGAATATGAGCACAAGTCCTTAAGGTtaaaag CTCGTAAATTCATTGAACCAGTACATACATTTGACTATAACCACAAATCTAAAGATGAAGATAAAAAAAGAGATTTTGAAAAAGAAGTGGATGAACTATTTACAAGAAAACCGCGAACTGAAAAAGAAAGCAGTCGACGTTTTCGAGACACTTATTTACGAGATTATGAAGGAAGACCTGAAATGCCTAAGGAAGAATTTAGACCTAGACCGCAAAGAGATGAACTCTCTTTCCGTGAAGAAAGACCTAGATTAGAAGACAGATTGGATGAAAGGAGACATGATGATCGTGATAGGTTTAGGCGTGAGGAATACAGGGATAGAGAAAGAGACAGAGACAGGGATGTTGGGCGTGATAGAGAAAATGCTCGTGAAAGAGATATTAGAAGTCGGGATGTTGCAAAAGACCGTGATTACGGACGTGATTTAGGTAGAGATCGCAATTTAGGTCGGGAACGAGAATATGGAAGAGAAAGAGATTTAGGAAGAGATAGAGTAGTAGACCATGTAAAAGAAAGAGATATTGATTATGGACGAGATAGAGATCTGCAAAGAGATAGAGACGTTAAGGATAGAATAAGAGGTTTAGACAGAGATAGAAACCATAGTAGAAGTCGTGACAGTGAGCAAAGAAAACGGGCTATTAGTGTGGACAGTGAAATTGGTACTGAttctaagaaatataaaattgaaaaccCAAGGCCGACTGTTATGATTGATGACATCTTAGAGGAGCCAGGTCGAAGTATGAGGCcagaaaaaattgttattattttacgag GTCCTCCTGGCAGTGGAAAATCGTATTTGGCGAAGTTAATACGTGACAAGGAAGCTGAGCATGGTGGTACAGTTAGGATCATGTCCATTGATGACTATTTCATGCAAGAGGGGGAAACAGAGGAAAAGGATCCGATTACTGGGAAAATT gtgaaaaaacctttattaaaatatgaatatgatGGACAATTAGAGGAAACATACATAACATCCTTAAAGAGAGCATTCAAGAGGAGCATCACAGATGGCTACTTCTCATTTTTGATCTTCGACGCTGTCAACGACCAGTTAAGAAGTTATGCGGACGTGTGGAATTTTTCCAGACAAAATGGATTTCAA GTTTACATCTGCACGATGGAGTTAGATCCACAAATTTGCCACAAACGGAACATACACAATCGTAGTCTCGAAGATATTCAAGTTATCTGCTCGCGTTTCTTCGACACTCCCGCGCACCATATCCTCCTCGACCCGACTACGTTGCTTCAGAGTGCCGCTATTACGGACGTTACTATGGAGGATGCTGTTTCTATGGAGGACGTTCAAGAAACAGAG GTCGAAGGTAGTTTTACCTCAAAGTGGGAGAGAATGGACGATGTCAACCAACTAG CCCGGCTTGATGGAACGAGCAAACCACTCCGACCGAAGCTTTCCATGGAAGACTACCTTCAGTTAGACGAATGGACCCCTAATAAAGCAAAACCTGGAAAGAAAACT GTTCGCTGGGCAGATATAGAAGAAAGAAGAGAACAAGAAAAGATGCGCGCCATCGGATTTGTTGTCGGTCAAACTGATTGGAATCGAATGACTGACCCCACCATGGGGTCCAGTGCGCTCACTAAGACTAAATACATTGAACGCGTTAGACGCAACtag
- the LOC110991336 gene encoding YLP motif-containing protein 1 isoform X3, with translation MAWQIPGPWNPGLSLAPDPSTMNMTGMSSLTAEQWSLMQQQNWQQWAQWQQQYAQWQTQYGDKYANQMQGMPQLGMVPPQPTTIPPPAPPPPEKPPPPPHENDQPLYCEPHIPKVLPSNHTQMYNQSFNNHNAGNINLCNKQNQAYNTENKCDAPPQPTNSVNSEALMKLAEEERLFDVQFKKWEEEIEKWKKENVNHPDKRAYGEYEQKFEACRAQLLERRQQMNQKRASLMNSVSQTSSTGNTQISSLNQNTCSNQTQPCQITKPPQSYPNQTSDYNNYKDDSRSNNKSIDSQDRYDSYQGHNSFSSLRKNESNLNMSNKRCKQDEIPKPSFLTTEASKGIPGLDLVRHPEKAPQHDIIDITQEKTDIHTTTEVRPDYSTISQGINNILGDEKIMNILSMVQIQASNINSSVNIKTQHSDGEWNRGFNKNQDNFDNRSQGGNFDNQSPGGNYDNRPHNIQVQQQPQNNYGIRPPPSNNFGTRLPLPNTFVNRTPAPYNYENRPLVPNVPINQQNRPYPPNNFENRSADYGIGQTNFDNRSNMRNGPENNSQMPKNNYKQLYSRQPHDGYDQSFNENIDSYDQYGHPERRNTGNKSAPPPQPLLEINTGINKVTSFDQRPDIPAPVPTKVSWSEDPLFSPSIIVEYEHKSLRLKARKFIEPVHTFDYNHKSKDEDKKRDFEKEVDELFTRKPRTEKESSRRFRDTYLRDYEGRPEMPKEEFRPRPQRDELSFREERPRLEDRLDERRHDDRDRFRREEYRDRERDRDRDVGRDRENARERDIRSRDVAKDRDYGRDLGRDRNLGREREYGRERDLGRDRVVDHVKERDIDYGRDRDLQRDRDVKDRIRGLDRDRNHSRSRDSEQRKRAISVDSEIGTDSKKYKIENPRPTVMIDDILEEPGRSMRPEKIVIILRGPPGSGKSYLAKLIRDKEAEHGGTVRIMSIDDYFMQEGETEEKDPITGKIVKKPLLKYEYDGQLEETYITSLKRAFKRSITDGYFSFLIFDAVNDQLRSYADVWNFSRQNGFQVYICTMELDPQICHKRNIHNRSLEDIQVICSRFFDTPAHHILLDPTTLLQSAAITDVTMEDAVSMEDVQETEPGLMERANHSDRSFPWKTTFS, from the exons atggCTTGGCAAATACCAGGTCCATGGAACCCAGGGTTATCTTTAGCTCCTGATCCTTCTACTATGAATATGACCGGTATGAGTTCACTTACCGCCGAACAATGGAGCTTGATGCAACAGCAAAACTGGCAGCAATGGGCTCAATGGCAGCAACAGTATGCTCAATGGCAAACTCAATATGGTGATAAA tATGCCAATCAAATGCAAGGAATGCCACAGTTAGGAATGGTTCCACCGCAACCAACAACAATTCCACCCCCAGCACCGCCTCCACCAGAAAAGCCTCCTCCTCCACCACATGAAAATGACCAGCCTTTGTATTGTGAGCCCCATATTCCAAAAGTGTTGCCATCCAACCATACTCAAATGTATaatcaaagttttaataatcataatgcaggcaatataaatttatgtaacaaacaaaatcaggCTTACAATACAGAGAATAAATGTGATGCACCACCTCAACCCACAAATTCAGTGAACAGTGAAGCATTAATGAAGCTAGCTGAAGAAGAGAGGTTGTTTGATGTCCAATTTAAGAAATGggaagaagaaatagaaaaatggaaaaaagaaaatgttaatcACCCTGACAAAAGAGCTTATGGTGAGTATGAGCAGAAGTTTGAGGCTTGCCGTGCTCAACTATTAGAGAGAAGACAACAGATGAATCAAAAACGGGCAAGCCTTATGAATAGTGTGTCTCAAACATCAAGCACAGGTAATACACAAATTTCttcattaaatcaaaatacatgTTCTAACCAGACTCAACCATGCCAGATTACTAAACCGCCTCAGAGCTATCCAAATCAAACTtctgattataataattataaagatgattctagaaGTAACAATAAAAGCATTGATTCTCAAGATAGATATGATTCATATCAGGGTCATAATAGTTTCTCATCATTGAGGAAAAATGAAAGTAACTTGAACATGTCAAATAAGCGTTGTAAACAAGATGAGATACCAAAACCAAGTTTTCTAACCACTGAAGCATCTAAAGGAATTCCTGGATTGGATTTGGTCCGGCATCCAGAAAAGGCACCTCAGCAtgatattattgatataactCAAGAGAAAACAGACATTCACACAACTACTGAGGTACGCCCTGATTATTCAACAATTTCTCAGGGTATCAATAATATTCTTGGAGATGAAAAAATCATGAATATACTTTCCATGGTGCAAATTCAAGCATCAAATATTAACAGCTCAGTAAACATAAAGACACAACATTCAGATGGAGAGTGGAATagaggttttaataaaaatcaggataattttgataatagATCACAAGGTGGTAATTTTGACAATCAATCACCAGGTGGTAACTATGATAACCGACCCCATAATATACAGGTTCAACAACAGCCTCAAAACAATTATGGCATTAGACCACCACCATCCAATAACTTTGGTACCAGATTACCACTACCTAATACTTTTGTAAACAGAACACCAGCCCCATACAACTATGAAAACAGACCACTAGTACCAAATGTACCAATAAATCAGCAAAATAGACCATATCCaccaaataattttgaaaatagaagTGCTGATTATGGTATAGGACAAACAAATTTTGATAATAGGTCTAACATGCGCAATGGACCTGAAAACAACAGTCAAATGCCAAAGAACAATTATAAACAGCTTTATTCTAGGCAGCCACATGATGGGTATGATCAAAGCttcaatgaaaatattgacaGTTATGATCAGTATGGGCATCCTGAGAGGAGAAATACAGGGAATAAATCAGCACCTCCTCCTCAACCTCTTTTAGAAATTAATACTGGCATAAACAAAGTCACTAGTTTTGACCAAAGACCAGATATACCAGCTCCAGTCCCGACAAAGGTTTCTTGGTCAGAAGACCCATTATTTTCACCGTCAATCATTGTTGAATATGAGCACAAGTCCTTAAGGTtaaaag CTCGTAAATTCATTGAACCAGTACATACATTTGACTATAACCACAAATCTAAAGATGAAGATAAAAAAAGAGATTTTGAAAAAGAAGTGGATGAACTATTTACAAGAAAACCGCGAACTGAAAAAGAAAGCAGTCGACGTTTTCGAGACACTTATTTACGAGATTATGAAGGAAGACCTGAAATGCCTAAGGAAGAATTTAGACCTAGACCGCAAAGAGATGAACTCTCTTTCCGTGAAGAAAGACCTAGATTAGAAGACAGATTGGATGAAAGGAGACATGATGATCGTGATAGGTTTAGGCGTGAGGAATACAGGGATAGAGAAAGAGACAGAGACAGGGATGTTGGGCGTGATAGAGAAAATGCTCGTGAAAGAGATATTAGAAGTCGGGATGTTGCAAAAGACCGTGATTACGGACGTGATTTAGGTAGAGATCGCAATTTAGGTCGGGAACGAGAATATGGAAGAGAAAGAGATTTAGGAAGAGATAGAGTAGTAGACCATGTAAAAGAAAGAGATATTGATTATGGACGAGATAGAGATCTGCAAAGAGATAGAGACGTTAAGGATAGAATAAGAGGTTTAGACAGAGATAGAAACCATAGTAGAAGTCGTGACAGTGAGCAAAGAAAACGGGCTATTAGTGTGGACAGTGAAATTGGTACTGAttctaagaaatataaaattgaaaaccCAAGGCCGACTGTTATGATTGATGACATCTTAGAGGAGCCAGGTCGAAGTATGAGGCcagaaaaaattgttattattttacgag GTCCTCCTGGCAGTGGAAAATCGTATTTGGCGAAGTTAATACGTGACAAGGAAGCTGAGCATGGTGGTACAGTTAGGATCATGTCCATTGATGACTATTTCATGCAAGAGGGGGAAACAGAGGAAAAGGATCCGATTACTGGGAAAATT gtgaaaaaacctttattaaaatatgaatatgatGGACAATTAGAGGAAACATACATAACATCCTTAAAGAGAGCATTCAAGAGGAGCATCACAGATGGCTACTTCTCATTTTTGATCTTCGACGCTGTCAACGACCAGTTAAGAAGTTATGCGGACGTGTGGAATTTTTCCAGACAAAATGGATTTCAA GTTTACATCTGCACGATGGAGTTAGATCCACAAATTTGCCACAAACGGAACATACACAATCGTAGTCTCGAAGATATTCAAGTTATCTGCTCGCGTTTCTTCGACACTCCCGCGCACCATATCCTCCTCGACCCGACTACGTTGCTTCAGAGTGCCGCTATTACGGACGTTACTATGGAGGATGCTGTTTCTATGGAGGACGTTCAAGAAACAGAG CCCGGCTTGATGGAACGAGCAAACCACTCCGACCGAAGCTTTCCATGGAAGACTACCTTCAGTTAG